In Candidatus Kerfeldbacteria bacterium, a single genomic region encodes these proteins:
- a CDS encoding protein phosphatase 2C domain-containing protein: MKIAHLTEAGTPERANEDRLLLAEPVFAIFDGATSLDGYKNADGMTGGALASTVAYDTFSKAGDSLLEKAAQANANLRQAMIRANVDATNKKSIWCTTIAAVEIKQNSFDWIQISDSLILIIYSNNTYKLLTPDYEHDLPTLHLYKKLITQGVTDLFCAAQPQMIANRYNMNKTYGVLSGEPEALTRLNHGTESLANVSSILLFSDGAIFPKKDPDDSDDWHAYIELYNHGGIQLLHKTIREIEHNDPHCWTYPRLKPHDDFSIIALTF; encoded by the coding sequence ATGAAAATTGCTCACCTCACTGAAGCGGGGACTCCCGAACGGGCGAATGAAGACCGTCTACTGCTCGCCGAACCTGTATTTGCTATATTTGATGGGGCCACCAGTCTGGATGGCTACAAAAATGCCGATGGCATGACCGGCGGCGCACTTGCTTCAACCGTGGCATACGATACATTCTCAAAAGCAGGCGACTCATTACTTGAAAAAGCAGCCCAAGCAAACGCCAATTTGCGTCAGGCGATGATCAGGGCAAACGTCGATGCAACTAACAAAAAATCAATCTGGTGCACCACCATCGCGGCCGTCGAAATTAAACAAAACTCTTTTGATTGGATACAAATCAGCGACAGCCTTATCCTCATCATTTATTCAAACAATACCTATAAACTCTTGACGCCTGACTATGAGCACGACCTGCCCACCCTCCATCTATATAAAAAGTTGATTACCCAAGGTGTCACCGACCTTTTTTGCGCGGCTCAGCCGCAGATGATAGCCAATCGATATAATATGAATAAAACCTATGGAGTTCTCTCAGGTGAGCCCGAAGCATTAACTCGATTGAACCATGGCACCGAGTCGCTCGCCAATGTTTCATCCATTCTCCTCTTTTCTGATGGTGCGATATTCCCCAAAAAGGATCCTGACGATTCGGATGACTGGCATGCGTACATAGAACTATACAATCACGGCGGCATTCAGCTGCTGCATAAAACGATTCGCGAAATAGAACACAACGATCCACACTGTTGGACATACCCGCGTCTCAAACCCCACGACGACTTTAGTATTATTGCATTAACATTTTAA
- a CDS encoding flippase-like domain-containing protein, with the protein MPVTHLVKRALRILMGVIVAASICVPLFSYWTDVRAAFVHLKFGHLSVAFISMVASFLWLAWCWHRLAKPGGFQPGMRQALFLYSQTALIRYIPGNIFGLAAKALMMRRWGVRPQQAMYLMVYESGVLLWSGMITFFLVSFLIPETALLRWLIGILCFVAALFLFYPMRFVQLLYWIKPSLSVQIVPDQSRVTTVLTYLGYWALTGLSFAYGITAAGESIPHHLLQSIGIFAVSWVIGFLVLITPSGVGIREWCMVLLLQQSIPIAIAITIAFVARIIFIFSELVAYGLTYLIVFISSSDVRAHDNI; encoded by the coding sequence ATGCCGGTAACTCATTTAGTGAAGCGCGCGCTGCGGATTCTGATGGGAGTTATTGTGGCCGCTTCAATATGTGTACCACTATTTTCATATTGGACGGACGTACGTGCGGCATTTGTTCATTTGAAATTTGGCCATTTGTCCGTCGCGTTCATCAGTATGGTTGCTAGTTTTTTGTGGTTGGCGTGGTGCTGGCACCGTTTGGCCAAGCCGGGTGGATTTCAACCGGGTATGCGTCAGGCGCTGTTTTTATATTCTCAAACCGCGCTGATACGGTATATCCCGGGCAATATTTTTGGGCTGGCAGCAAAAGCTCTGATGATGCGTCGTTGGGGGGTTCGTCCGCAACAAGCCATGTATTTGATGGTGTATGAATCGGGGGTGCTCTTGTGGTCGGGTATGATTACTTTTTTTCTCGTATCATTTCTGATTCCAGAAACAGCATTATTGCGTTGGCTCATTGGCATTTTGTGTTTCGTGGCCGCTTTATTTCTTTTTTACCCGATGCGCTTTGTTCAATTATTATACTGGATTAAACCATCACTCTCAGTGCAAATCGTTCCCGATCAATCTCGAGTAACAACGGTACTCACCTATCTGGGGTACTGGGCATTAACGGGCCTGAGCTTTGCGTATGGTATTACCGCCGCAGGGGAAAGCATTCCTCATCACCTTCTGCAATCCATTGGCATTTTTGCCGTGAGCTGGGTAATTGGTTTTTTAGTGCTCATTACCCCTTCGGGCGTTGGCATTCGAGAATGGTGTATGGTACTGTTACTTCAGCAGTCAATTCCGATCGCCATCGCGATTACTATTGCGTTTGTAGCCCGCATTATTTTCATTTTCAGCGAACTGGTGGCATATGGACTGACTTATTTAATTGTATTTATTTCATCTTCTGATGTCAGAGCGCATGACAACATATGA
- the msrB gene encoding peptide-methionine (R)-S-oxide reductase MsrB: MNQPHPNTNNNLTPEQYNVCFLKGTEPPGSGKWLNNKAHGIYVCVNCGQELFSSATKFDSGTGWPSFWDPAHQAHIRTEADDSLGTRRIEVLCSKCGAHLGHVFPDGPKPTGQRYCINSLALDFQKK, encoded by the coding sequence ATGAACCAACCTCACCCGAACACCAATAACAACCTAACGCCAGAACAATACAACGTGTGTTTTCTCAAAGGCACCGAACCGCCCGGGTCAGGTAAGTGGCTCAATAATAAAGCGCACGGCATCTATGTCTGTGTTAATTGTGGCCAAGAACTTTTTTCATCGGCTACGAAATTCGATTCCGGCACTGGCTGGCCGTCATTCTGGGATCCGGCGCATCAGGCGCACATCAGGACGGAAGCTGACGATTCGCTGGGCACACGGCGTATCGAAGTACTGTGCTCAAAATGCGGCGCCCATCTGGGACACGTCTTTCCCGATGGACCAAAACCAACCGGCCAGCGGTATTGTATTAATTCACTCGCGCTTGATTTTCAAAAAAAATGA
- a CDS encoding C39 family peptidase: MTSLRIPYFHQKTDYTCGPAVVRMILRHFKKNISEASLSRRLKTNRAIGTHPRAIITFLRRAGLYVYLNESSTMAELAFLISKKYPVIVLYREPVDNEGHYAIVVEINRRIITLHDPWHGRHFKISPRSFNARWQTFEPGMRSRHWLIAVAQNNVQIDKQFHS; the protein is encoded by the coding sequence ATGACGTCCCTCCGCATACCCTATTTCCACCAAAAAACCGACTACACCTGCGGCCCAGCTGTTGTGCGGATGATCCTGCGGCATTTTAAAAAAAACATCAGCGAAGCATCGCTGTCACGAAGGCTCAAAACGAACCGCGCCATCGGTACGCACCCCCGCGCCATCATCACGTTTCTGCGCCGTGCCGGGCTCTATGTGTACCTTAATGAATCATCGACGATGGCCGAACTTGCTTTCTTAATATCTAAAAAATATCCTGTCATTGTACTTTATCGAGAACCGGTGGATAATGAAGGACACTACGCCATAGTGGTTGAAATAAATCGGCGAATCATCACCCTGCATGATCCCTGGCACGGGCGGCATTTCAAAATCAGTCCGCGCTCATTTAATGCCCGCTGGCAAACATTCGAGCCCGGCATGCGCAGTCGCCACTGGTTGATTGCCGTGGCACAAAACAATGTTCAAATAGATAAGCAATTCCACTCATGA
- a CDS encoding UTP--glucose-1-phosphate uridylyltransferase: MKKVTKVIIPAAGFGTRFLPVTKAQPKEMLPIVDKPIIQYVVEEAVASGITDIIIVTSWQKRSLEDHFDYSPELEKQLKESGKTEKLEEVRAIAKMANFIYVRQKGPYGNATPVISAQHVIGQDEPFAVLWGDEFIASRPPRLRQLIDAFNKYGNTVISALRVPPTRINHYGIADIDLVAKNIFNIKAIVEKPKPADAPSDLGLLGGYIFTPGIIPHLNALKPGKDNELWLIDAINALMRKEKVFACEIQNGTYYDTGSKLEYLKANIDYALERPDLRDDLRAYLKKKVSD, from the coding sequence ATGAAAAAAGTCACAAAAGTTATTATCCCCGCCGCCGGTTTTGGTACGCGTTTTTTGCCTGTGACAAAAGCGCAGCCAAAAGAAATGCTGCCAATTGTTGACAAGCCAATCATTCAATATGTCGTCGAAGAAGCGGTGGCCTCAGGTATCACAGACATTATTATCGTCACGAGTTGGCAAAAACGATCATTGGAAGACCACTTTGATTACTCCCCCGAACTCGAAAAACAGCTTAAGGAATCTGGGAAAACAGAAAAACTAGAAGAAGTACGCGCCATAGCTAAGATGGCAAACTTTATTTATGTGCGCCAGAAAGGCCCCTATGGCAATGCGACCCCGGTCATCAGCGCTCAGCATGTCATCGGGCAGGACGAACCGTTTGCGGTACTCTGGGGTGACGAATTCATCGCCAGCCGACCCCCGCGCTTACGCCAATTAATTGATGCCTTTAATAAATATGGCAATACGGTCATCAGCGCGCTCCGAGTTCCGCCGACTCGCATCAATCATTATGGCATCGCTGATATTGATCTTGTAGCAAAAAATATTTTCAACATAAAGGCGATTGTCGAAAAACCTAAGCCAGCCGACGCCCCCTCGGATCTAGGTTTGCTCGGTGGCTACATTTTTACCCCTGGCATTATTCCCCATCTCAATGCACTTAAGCCGGGCAAAGATAATGAGCTCTGGCTGATTGATGCTATTAATGCCCTCATGCGCAAAGAAAAAGTATTCGCTTGCGAAATACAAAATGGAACCTACTACGACACGGGCAGCAAGCTCGAATATCTCAAGGCAAACATTGATTACGCCCTAGAGCGACCTGATCTGAGAGATGACTTGCGCGCATATTTAAAGAAAAAGGTTTCTGATTAA
- a CDS encoding glycosyltransferase family 2 protein: MISNKKIAVVVPAHNEADHIAEVIRSMPSFVDHIVIVDDYSSDQTVNIVTSMQASDAGDRCIILRHTYNQGVGAAIATGYRWANEHQVPVTTVMAGDGQMDPAELAHIIAPVVDGQAEYVKGNRLIYADVWNVMPKYRFLGNSFLSLLTKIASGYWKMVDSQTGYTAISLQTLQRIDLKALYPSYGFPNDLLVKLNVINARVVEIPIRPIYAGQKSGIRLSSVIPRISWLLLRGFVWRLWVKYVVRDFHPLVFFYSFGILFFSIGSLFGLYLVVYRLAAGPVSTTSALFASLFFISGLQSLFFAMWFDMEDNKELFIKRDDRR, translated from the coding sequence ATGATATCAAATAAAAAAATTGCAGTTGTTGTTCCGGCCCATAATGAGGCAGATCATATCGCCGAGGTAATACGATCAATGCCGTCATTTGTGGATCATATTGTTATTGTGGATGATTACAGCAGTGATCAGACAGTGAATATCGTTACATCCATGCAAGCAAGCGATGCGGGAGATCGCTGTATTATCTTACGGCATACGTATAATCAAGGAGTTGGCGCGGCGATCGCGACCGGCTATCGGTGGGCGAACGAACATCAGGTGCCGGTGACGACAGTGATGGCGGGTGATGGGCAAATGGATCCGGCTGAATTAGCACATATTATTGCCCCGGTGGTGGATGGTCAAGCGGAATATGTGAAAGGCAACCGGTTGATTTACGCTGATGTGTGGAATGTGATGCCGAAATATCGTTTTTTGGGGAATTCTTTTTTATCATTATTGACTAAAATTGCTTCCGGATATTGGAAAATGGTCGATTCACAAACCGGCTATACTGCGATTAGTCTTCAGACGTTGCAGCGGATTGACCTGAAGGCGCTGTATCCATCCTATGGGTTTCCTAATGATCTACTCGTTAAATTGAATGTCATTAATGCCCGCGTGGTTGAGATACCAATTCGACCTATTTATGCCGGACAAAAATCGGGCATACGCTTGAGCAGTGTCATCCCGAGAATATCGTGGTTGCTATTACGGGGTTTTGTGTGGCGGTTATGGGTGAAATATGTCGTGCGTGATTTCCACCCGCTTGTCTTTTTTTACAGCTTTGGCATTTTGTTTTTCAGCATTGGATCACTTTTCGGCTTATATCTGGTTGTGTATCGTTTAGCCGCCGGGCCCGTCTCCACCACCAGCGCATTATTTGCTTCATTATTTTTTATTTCGGGACTTCAGTCATTATTCTTTGCCATGTGGTTTGACATGGAGGATAATAAGGAATTATTTATCAAGCGAGACGATCGGCGATGA
- a CDS encoding MFS transporter produces the protein MKRIVNTAERILLVGGNIWYFGEGMLGPLFAVFAEDIGGDVFDIAWAWATYLIVTGMLMIIFGKLWDRTQNKAQLMVAGYALNALCTFGYLLVQSPTHLLIVQAGLGIAAAMATPTWDALYDKHGSANRMGMLWGISEGTAQIITGIGVIVGGIIVSIFSFPVLFWSMGSVQVVATLYQAQSLRKQNR, from the coding sequence ATGAAACGCATCGTCAACACTGCAGAACGAATACTCCTCGTCGGAGGTAATATCTGGTATTTTGGCGAGGGCATGCTCGGCCCGCTCTTTGCCGTCTTTGCCGAGGACATCGGTGGCGACGTTTTTGACATTGCTTGGGCATGGGCCACCTATTTGATCGTGACCGGGATGTTAATGATCATTTTTGGCAAACTGTGGGACCGCACTCAAAATAAAGCGCAGCTCATGGTTGCTGGATACGCACTCAACGCACTGTGCACGTTTGGCTATCTCCTTGTCCAAAGTCCCACACACTTATTAATCGTCCAGGCTGGATTGGGCATTGCTGCCGCGATGGCCACTCCCACCTGGGATGCACTCTATGATAAACATGGCAGCGCTAACCGGATGGGCATGCTCTGGGGCATCAGCGAAGGCACGGCGCAAATCATTACCGGCATTGGCGTCATCGTGGGCGGAATCATCGTCTCCATATTCTCTTTCCCCGTTCTCTTCTGGTCGATGGGAAGCGTCCAAGTAGTCGCCACGCTCTACCAGGCGCAAAGCCTTAGAAAACAAAATCGCTAG
- a CDS encoding extracellular solute-binding protein → MNNQRGLSKIFILALFGFIALVILGVVFIIIGSQSEVTPTPVTIKVWGVFDDTTDLQPLFDAYTSAHPYVTFKYTKLRNEEYEDRLLKGWATDTGPDIYALPASWITKYKTEFITPIPKTTKVAYYTKKKVLFKTETQITMQTDTSLSANDVRRNYVDVVYSDVVADNAVYGLPLGIDTLVMYVNRELLNQATLVQAPQTWNEFTSAVTRLTIVDEQQNIVRAATALGTTENVIRSQDILTLLMLQNGTTMTRGSTISFAGAATSDASYLPGVEALRFYTDFANPQKAVYTWNAEQPNALDQFAQGELAFFFGYRYNEAEIMSKNRGVDYDIVAIPQVDPNANVNYANYWVYTVAKKTKAPNEAWNFLQFISSPARVKQYLESTNQTSSVRSVLQEQLQNPETAAEAEQALTAQSWYHGRDPLAVDTAFKEMIEAALEDPTTMQQAVKTAAQKIQLGY, encoded by the coding sequence ATGAATAACCAACGCGGATTATCAAAAATTTTCATACTGGCACTTTTTGGATTTATTGCCCTGGTGATTTTGGGAGTTGTCTTTATTATTATCGGTTCCCAGTCAGAGGTTACCCCGACGCCCGTCACTATAAAAGTGTGGGGGGTGTTTGATGACACTACCGACTTGCAGCCGCTCTTTGATGCGTACACGAGTGCCCACCCATACGTTACGTTTAAATACACAAAGCTGCGCAACGAAGAATATGAAGATCGCTTGCTGAAAGGTTGGGCGACTGACACCGGCCCAGACATCTACGCGCTCCCTGCTTCATGGATAACCAAATACAAGACTGAATTCATTACCCCAATCCCCAAAACCACAAAAGTCGCTTACTATACCAAGAAGAAGGTTCTCTTCAAAACCGAAACGCAGATTACCATGCAGACGGATACGTCCCTGTCAGCCAATGACGTGCGACGCAATTACGTCGACGTCGTCTATAGCGATGTCGTAGCAGACAATGCCGTCTATGGATTACCCTTGGGTATCGACACGCTGGTCATGTATGTTAATCGTGAACTGCTGAATCAAGCAACCCTCGTGCAAGCACCGCAAACCTGGAACGAATTTACCAGCGCCGTGACGCGCTTGACCATCGTAGACGAGCAGCAAAATATCGTGCGAGCTGCCACCGCTCTCGGTACCACCGAAAACGTCATTCGATCCCAAGACATTCTGACACTGCTCATGCTCCAGAATGGAACCACGATGACTCGCGGCAGTACCATCAGTTTCGCTGGTGCCGCGACCAGCGATGCCAGTTATCTACCGGGGGTTGAAGCGCTTCGTTTCTATACCGATTTTGCTAACCCACAAAAAGCGGTCTACACCTGGAACGCCGAACAACCCAACGCCCTTGATCAATTCGCCCAAGGCGAACTCGCCTTTTTCTTCGGCTATCGTTACAATGAAGCGGAAATCATGTCAAAAAATCGAGGCGTTGATTATGACATTGTGGCCATCCCCCAGGTGGATCCAAACGCCAACGTCAATTATGCAAATTATTGGGTATACACAGTGGCTAAAAAAACCAAAGCCCCCAATGAAGCTTGGAATTTCCTGCAATTTATCAGCAGCCCGGCGCGAGTGAAGCAATATCTTGAGAGTACTAACCAGACCAGCTCTGTCCGATCGGTCCTTCAGGAGCAGTTGCAAAATCCGGAGACGGCCGCCGAGGCAGAACAGGCATTAACCGCCCAAAGTTGGTATCATGGCCGCGACCCACTCGCCGTGGATACTGCATTCAAAGAAATGATCGAAGCGGCTCTCGAGGATCCAACGACCATGCAGCAAGCTGTAAAAACCGCCGCCCAAAAAATTCAATTAGGATATTAG
- a CDS encoding nucleotide pyrophosphohydrolase, translating into MPIHDMQEQTHAWISQYKEGYWPPHEILTQMTEEMGEIAREINHAFGMKKKKANEADNSISNELGDLLFNMCCLANSLGIDLDKSFADTMNKINTRDINRFERK; encoded by the coding sequence ATGCCCATACACGACATGCAAGAACAAACCCACGCCTGGATTAGCCAGTACAAAGAAGGATACTGGCCACCCCATGAGATTCTTACCCAGATGACTGAGGAAATGGGCGAGATCGCTCGGGAGATCAATCATGCTTTTGGCATGAAAAAGAAAAAAGCCAATGAAGCGGACAACAGTATCAGCAATGAACTCGGTGATCTGCTCTTCAATATGTGCTGTCTGGCTAACTCACTCGGGATCGATCTGGACAAATCGTTCGCCGATACCATGAATAAAATCAATACGCGAGATATTAATAGATTTGAAAGAAAATAA
- a CDS encoding DUF2079 domain-containing protein, with translation MYITPRVRLMLVIGAVIIWTGTVSLVAIQKYNHFGFDALDLGIYGQVFHHTAEGRLFEFTVHPHNYLGDHVELFILPLIPLYLMWPTTAMLLILQAGALASGAIPLFLIARQRLKGNYPLLIAGAYLLYPILFNIALFEFHILPFAIPLLGWMLYWYFEKKFSWFLILTILALSVREDVALVVIMFGILARIEKRSWHWILTPIVLSGAWFIAAVKIAGYFNQTGGYKFISLYSWLGETPREILMTVLTKPWLPLGQIVSLNNILLILGLTLPLAALPLIRWKYYLVPVLVALQLFLAPFSATILIQTHYTSLLIPFVFLTVVVALSTPFPAFLQRPIRWLNQVKPLPTVLASAAILYSFITLSPLMSLVSRATPNAETKASVTIKQEVVNAVNQSDAVVASFDMLPALADRDRLYSLHYAFLGHRQYSNAPFVIPRPITSLVIDASDFIVYQLQAQTISSYGEYYDEGAGRIRSLIADNNLQVATVADSIIRYAPANDDSPPILYTIGAEMPTDALLTEQILNDQLTLVGWRHGQSNPIAIPSGRVISTELYWRPTLTITDDYLIDLQIHDATGTPVYHKYYPFGYGIYPTSDWEPGNIVQTNYWFAIPDEFANITNSIQLQVMTLEGYMTLDAGRSTAMHIAQETMIGDPIPITLE, from the coding sequence ATGTATATAACACCACGCGTCCGGCTGATGCTCGTCATCGGCGCGGTTATCATCTGGACCGGAACGGTCTCACTAGTCGCCATCCAGAAATACAATCACTTCGGCTTTGATGCGCTCGATCTGGGAATCTACGGGCAAGTATTCCACCATACAGCCGAGGGTCGATTATTTGAATTCACGGTGCACCCGCACAACTATCTGGGAGATCACGTCGAGCTATTTATACTGCCGCTAATTCCGCTCTATCTGATGTGGCCCACAACCGCCATGCTGCTCATCCTTCAGGCTGGAGCCCTGGCCAGTGGCGCTATTCCGCTGTTCTTAATTGCCCGACAGCGGTTGAAAGGAAATTACCCACTCCTGATTGCCGGAGCCTACTTGCTCTATCCGATCCTTTTTAATATTGCACTGTTTGAATTTCATATTCTACCGTTCGCCATTCCGCTTCTCGGCTGGATGCTCTACTGGTATTTTGAAAAAAAATTCTCATGGTTTCTGATTCTGACGATTCTAGCGCTCAGCGTGCGCGAAGATGTGGCGCTCGTGGTCATTATGTTTGGCATTTTGGCGCGTATCGAAAAACGCTCATGGCACTGGATACTGACGCCCATCGTACTCTCTGGTGCATGGTTTATTGCGGCAGTAAAAATTGCTGGGTATTTTAATCAAACCGGCGGATATAAATTCATCTCACTCTATTCATGGCTGGGAGAAACTCCTCGGGAAATTCTGATGACCGTGCTGACGAAGCCGTGGTTGCCGCTCGGACAGATCGTCAGTTTAAATAATATTCTCCTGATTCTCGGCTTAACGCTTCCCTTAGCTGCGCTTCCATTGATCAGATGGAAATACTACCTCGTACCAGTCCTGGTTGCACTTCAGCTTTTTTTGGCACCCTTTAGCGCCACTATCCTTATCCAAACCCATTATACCAGCCTGCTAATCCCTTTTGTCTTTCTCACGGTGGTGGTGGCACTAAGCACTCCGTTCCCGGCATTCCTGCAGAGGCCAATTCGCTGGCTCAATCAGGTCAAACCGCTTCCTACCGTGCTGGCCAGCGCGGCAATCCTTTATTCGTTTATCACCTTAAGTCCGCTGATGAGCCTAGTCTCTCGCGCGACGCCCAATGCTGAAACCAAGGCCAGCGTTACAATAAAACAAGAGGTGGTTAACGCCGTTAACCAATCTGACGCAGTTGTCGCCAGCTTTGATATGCTGCCGGCGCTCGCTGATCGCGATCGGCTCTATTCACTACATTACGCTTTCCTCGGCCACCGCCAATACTCAAACGCGCCCTTTGTCATACCGCGGCCCATCACCAGCCTGGTGATTGATGCCAGCGACTTTATCGTCTACCAATTGCAGGCGCAAACCATCTCCTCTTATGGAGAATACTATGATGAAGGGGCGGGGCGCATACGTTCGTTGATAGCGGATAATAATTTACAGGTAGCTACGGTAGCCGATAGCATCATTCGCTACGCTCCAGCGAACGATGATTCACCCCCGATCTTATACACCATTGGCGCTGAAATGCCAACCGATGCGCTGCTGACTGAACAAATACTGAATGATCAGCTCACGCTCGTCGGCTGGCGTCATGGACAATCCAACCCCATCGCCATACCATCAGGACGGGTAATATCCACTGAGCTCTACTGGCGGCCGACGCTGACTATCACTGACGACTATCTCATAGACCTACAAATACATGATGCGACGGGCACCCCGGTCTACCACAAATACTACCCCTTCGGTTATGGTATCTACCCCACCAGCGACTGGGAACCAGGCAACATCGTACAGACTAATTATTGGTTTGCTATTCCTGATGAATTTGCCAATATCACAAACTCCATCCAGCTCCAAGTCATGACCCTCGAGGGATATATGACGTTGGATGCGGGCCGCTCAACCGCTATGCACATCGCTCAAGAGACAATGATTGGCGACCCGATTCCCATTACTCTGGAATAA
- a CDS encoding DUF2029 domain-containing protein — protein sequence MRIRLITWGVLVIVSCCAMVVLWAPDFIQVPFGSEGAKARLIRDDHELDIFYQRGSWVTRGITPYDASIFQEYPQAGLAYITLPYLFGNEYETYRWVLVVMNTVTLVSLVVISLRLLKKLNRSPWYIFLLLLPSMLYFGLSRFDVLVALAVQIGLLLILSHRWRWAAILFAVAFLIKWYPIIFLPLLYAYIKQTEGERASRVIREFYLIGVSIVASVLVASFVVDGFVSLRPYLFHGARAGGVGSLYFMLLQGPLLSTGIPPLNYLGLTVFLLLQVSLPLYALVQWRVVAQWLITPRQLILWMSLATVLFTLFSRFYSPQWIVWFVPLLLLVADKRLAGLIIGYDILNYVSFPLIWQVWGPFSTGYLCISLVIIVCLVLIVRRVFLLILDKKELAPSE from the coding sequence ATGCGAATACGGCTTATTACCTGGGGAGTATTGGTAATCGTTAGTTGCTGCGCCATGGTAGTACTATGGGCGCCTGATTTCATTCAGGTGCCATTTGGGAGCGAGGGAGCGAAAGCGCGATTGATCCGGGATGATCACGAGCTTGATATTTTTTATCAGCGGGGTTCATGGGTGACGCGCGGTATAACACCGTATGATGCCAGTATTTTTCAGGAATATCCGCAGGCAGGTTTAGCCTATATTACGCTACCCTATTTGTTTGGCAACGAGTATGAGACGTATCGTTGGGTATTGGTTGTCATGAATACGGTGACGCTGGTTAGCCTGGTCGTCATCAGCCTGCGCCTCTTAAAAAAACTTAATCGTTCCCCTTGGTATATTTTTTTACTACTCCTGCCCTCGATGCTGTATTTTGGGTTGAGTCGGTTTGATGTGCTGGTCGCATTAGCAGTTCAGATTGGATTATTATTGATATTGAGTCATCGATGGCGTTGGGCCGCGATTTTGTTTGCCGTCGCTTTTTTAATTAAATGGTATCCCATTATTTTTCTCCCGTTGTTGTATGCATATATCAAGCAGACCGAGGGAGAGCGAGCCAGCCGAGTGATACGAGAATTTTATTTGATTGGGGTGAGTATCGTGGCGAGCGTGTTGGTCGCCAGCTTTGTTGTTGATGGATTCGTTTCATTGCGTCCGTATTTGTTTCATGGAGCTCGAGCTGGCGGTGTTGGCAGTTTATATTTTATGCTGTTGCAAGGCCCCCTGCTGTCTACTGGCATCCCACCATTGAATTATTTAGGGCTCACTGTTTTTCTGCTGCTGCAGGTCAGTCTTCCGTTGTATGCACTCGTACAATGGCGGGTGGTTGCTCAGTGGCTCATAACACCACGTCAGCTGATTCTCTGGATGAGTTTGGCGACGGTTTTGTTTACTTTATTTTCTCGATTTTATTCACCACAGTGGATCGTCTGGTTTGTGCCACTCTTGTTGCTGGTGGCCGACAAACGGCTTGCCGGGTTGATCATCGGGTACGATATTTTAAATTATGTAAGTTTTCCTTTGATTTGGCAGGTGTGGGGCCCATTTTCAACTGGATATTTATGTATATCCCTCGTGATCATAGTTTGTTTAGTGCTGATTGTGAGACGAGTTTTTTTGCTAATATTAGATAAAAAAGAACTTGCTCCATCTGAATGA